The Corvus moneduloides isolate bCorMon1 chromosome 4, bCorMon1.pri, whole genome shotgun sequence genomic interval GCTGGCACACGCTGCAGGAGGGATATTGCTCTGTCTGATCGCTTTGAAGACTGGGGTGGTTGAGGGAGAGAAGCGGCCAGTTAAGTGTGTTTATGTTTGAGAGGAACAAAGGAGAGCGGAGGAGAGAGTGGGGGTGCCTGCGCCAGAGATGTGTCAGAGATCACTTGTTCCTCCTGGGCCAGAACACCAGCCTGGGACCACCAGCGTAGGGGGAGGCGGTGTGTGCGGAGCTGCGTTTaaagcagggaggggaaagtcagagcagagggaagagaaatccCAAGAGACTTAGGGTGGTGACAAACACGATACCAGGTGATAAATGTCAGACACCAGGCTCTCAACCAGCAAGATGTGTGGCACGGTGCAAATATACCACAGCAGCTTACCTTGCTGGAGTCTGGTTTCCCTGGGGAGAGGCTGAATTAGGGAAGTTAGGCACCTGGAGAACACAAAGTGTGACCAAGTCAAGGGAGGCCGTCACCTGCACCCCAGCTTTGCCATCTGTTACAACAAATGAAGCCCCCATTTGCAACACTGCTGGAGGAACCGCCTTCCCAGGGATCTCActcagcccagggctgagcGCTGCCCCTTCCACCTTGTGCTGCACCCCACAAACAGCACCCTCAGCTTGGGGTGCAATCCAAGGGCTTTCTCAAAGAGTTGCCCAAAGGCAACCAAACCCTGAAGTGCAGACTTAATGCAGACAGCCTGTGCAAGCCAACAAACCTTCTGCTGCAGGCCACAGATGACTGAATTAACTGAACTTAGGCAGGGAATAGGTGAGTGCCTGTGGTTGGATGCAAGTGTGCAGCAGTTCCAAGGGCAGATGTAGACCACGATAACTGTGGTATCTCAAGGAAAAAAGGCCCTAACACTCATTCACCGAGGCTTTTTTAGTCTTTTGGGGAGGAAAGTGTGTCATTAACAGGTATTTCAGAGTTCTCAGTAATCTTCCATGGAAGCAGAGGTGGTTCAATAATCACACTGGTTCTTCAGTGTTGCCAAAATGCTCCTGCAGATACACCCGTATTTCAGCACATGAATTTTAACACTGCACGCCTTCCCTACCTAAAACttctttataatttattttttaaaatgcagaataaaaaaagttGGTGGACAGTCCTATTTGCAGAAAAAGAGACttgaattggaaaaaaatactggttCAAACAAAGAACTGGGAGACATCTGAcatttttccttacttttttaGGTGGTTAGGAAACCAGCACTCCACTCCATACAGCACAACATATAACCAAAACCAGCACTAGCTTTGTAACAAGAAACCAAAATTGACAGCACTTCTTGCAGTCTTGAATGCTAATGCATAATCACTGATGATCAGAGGACTTAAGGCTGACATCCCATCCATATGACAGCACCTCCACAGTACTCATGATTTCTGCTTGTAAAAAACTGAGATTTGTCTCTTAATGGTAAGGGTAGGTAAAAGTTGAAAGGAGAACTGTGTTTGTGAAAtgcttcttatttttaaatgtgagtTTTTTAAAGGTTCCCTTACATTCCACTTCAAAGAGGCTAAAGTACTCATAGACAGAAACTTCTGCATGGAACATACACTTCTGCAGAAGATTTGAGAGCAAGCTGTCTTTCAGTCACTGGAGGCTAATTCACATTTCTAGGTGAAATGattcttgttttaaattcaGCAAGTGTCTCAGATCTCTGAAATGGCAATCTGGAGCTGTTCCACcgaagaaaggagggaaaagcaagAAGCTGTAAGTTCAGACCCACAAGAACTCACAGCAGTGCCTGTAAGTGCTGCTTCTGAACCTGCACAAACACAGTATTTGAACCTAAGAAACCCGTAAGAACAAAGTGATTACGACAGTGAAATACCATTATGCCTTCTAAGATCCTGAACTTGAAGGGATGTTTCATCAAAAGGCACTGCAGTCCATCAATCACTATCTGCTCCCCTTACACGAGTCTTTGGCAGGGCTCCACTCTTGCTTTGGGGTGTTGATTCCCTCCAGCCGCCCTCTTGTGCCGGCATCCAGCCTTGCAGGCAGGCGCCATCCCCTGTCCAGCGAGGCGGGCTCAGCACGGCCGAGAGAAAGTCACAGCATCACACTCCTGTCATAACCAAGTTGGGAAAACAGCACTGCATTGCCCTTCCTTGTATCCTGCAAAAACTCTGCCATCTGCGCATTACTTAGCAAGATCCATCACCTGAAGCCACAAAACAATGCGTTTCAAGCTCATATATGACTGAAACATGTTGTCTGCTTTTAAGTACACAGAATAAACATGACACAGATACACTGCCGTGTCCATCTCCCATTTTATTGTAATCCCCCAAAATGATCCAGTGGGGATGGTCAGCTTCCCCTCCAGCCTTGGTTAATGAATGTAAAAGAAACACTGTGAGGCCCATTGCATTGGGCCTCACCCTGAAATTGGGTTCCCTTAAATCAGAGCTGTGGGACACAGTGAGCAGCACTACCCAACCCAACTTTCACATGCTTAGAGCTTTTTAAAACGTTGGATCAGCACATCTCTAAGTTAAGTTACAACTTTTACTAGGCAAACAAAACCTCTCAAGGCCACATACTCCATTCTACTCAGCTTTTCCAAAAGATGTGGAATACCTACTTGTCCTGAGCCAAGTTCACCAGGTGCTGTGTTAAACGGGAGAGGCTGGGTAAGACTGTATCTCAACCTTAGCTAGTTCCTCTCAACCCGAGCTGGAGACCACTCCCAACTCCAGATTTCTTACCCAATTGCCACAAAACATGCAACAGTATAGACTATGCATAAAGGTCCCTGCAAACAGGGCAGCCTCCCCCTGCCCACAAGTGCAAATACCCTGTCTATCAGAGTACTTCCACATGCAGAAAGAGCTCCAGGCACTCAGGTGTGGAGACAGCAGATCTGGTTCATACACCACCTTCACTGATGGAGGTGGTCTTGCAGCACAGCACTTAGTAACAACTCAGGCAAGCCTGAAgtcctgcctgagcagggaaatGGAGGAAGGAAGGACTGCATACAAAAACCAAGACTTGTTTCTTTGCCCTGTCCTCACAAGAAAAGAACGCCATATAACAAGGAGGAGGGGCATTAATTATGGCTAGGAGTGGTTAAAAATAGGTGTATCTTCAGCTGTTGTGTTTCCAGAACAGGAATGTGATATTTGAGCATCCTACAGAGTCCAAGAGGTGTGGGAAGATGGTAATTCTAGTCAGTTTTGTGTAAGGCCTGGAGACATCGGTGCCTTGTTGGCTCCTAGCCTTTTATAACAGCGATAGGTCTCAGTTTAATGGCTTTCTTGCTGATGCCAGCTTCGTGGCAGGTGTTAACCACATCAGTCACGTTCTTGTAAGACTCTGGTGcctggaggggggggggggaaaaaaaaaaaagacaaaactatAAACAACCAATAGTCACAGGAAGTCAGATGTAGGCTTTTGAAATCCACTCttcaaaaaataattgtaaatagAGGGTGTAGAAGTAGGTGAACATATTGATACATACACCTTATATATCTAAGAAATCTGTAAGACACTTAGCTTTCCAAATAAGCTCTCATcatatttcagataaaatactAGCTATTTTAATCTAGTTTTTCAGATAATCAGTGCCCCAGCATGTGAAAATGTCAAGCCTCATTATCTAGTAGGAAGTGACTCCAACTGCTTTACAGACAGCCTTTATCTTCAATGACCCTTAGTGTCAGCAGTCAGGGTTTAATTCTAGagcttctccctctgcctccatTCTGACAAGGAAGCTGCCCTTAAATAGAGATTTTAATGTATCAACATGTTCATGTAACACCAACACCCATAAAAGCATAGTGCCAAGTGATTAACACACTTTCATGAGTGAGGTTGTGAACAGAAAAGGCATGCTCATGTTAATGCAGAGCAACTGGAAGTCGTATTATTCAAAGTTTTCTGACCATTCAGAGCTCTATTCTTGAGCAAATATAGGAGTTCATCTTAAAAGAAGATCTTTCAAGCTGCTACTAATCTACATGAAAGCTGCAGTGGAAGGTAAATTTAAAGCAGGGAGAACATCattcaagaagaaaatccaTAAAACATAGCTACTTTTGTAGATGCTCACACAAAGATAGCAATTATCCCTATCACtaggcagaagaggaaaaaacatacCCCAAAACCTGTCAATCAGGCATCTCCCCTTTCAGCATGCTTTTAGGATAGAGAACACTTCACATCATTTCCCAAAAAATTTGATAGCTCTATCAGAAATCACACAAGCTGCATATTTACAGTACTGGCAACCACTTAAAAATTGTGCTGCAGAAAATCAGGTCAGGGAGGGTCATTCAGCCGGGAGCAAGACCCCCTCTTCCTTCTAAGATAATGAAGCACTAAACTCACTTCTTCCATGACCAGTTTGGGAGAAGCAACACGGATGGCAATGCCCATGTCAGCCAGCTTGTCCAGTACATCCTGGAAGTCCAAGTTACGTCGAGATTTGGCTCGAGACAGTGCACGGCCCTAGGCAACATGTTTTGTTAGTGCTATTTTTGTAGCAGTTTGGAAAAACAACACTCCTtatcaaagaaaaacattattacgttaaaagcaaacagaatgaCTGAGAGCATAGACCACAGTAAATCTCAatacaggaaattaatttagcCTTCATGTCACAGGCTCCTGCAAAATCACACCTCTGGTACTACAGCTAGGAAAGTTTCATTTGTATAACACACTAGTCTGCAAGTGTCTTTTTACCCAAACCAAACAGTGTTCAAGACTTGGAATTTACTGGAAGATACTTCTCTTCCTCAATTATTGTCTCATATTGTCATGAATAACGAGGGAGGAAATACCTCCTTCTAATTACTGAGGAGTTTTATATAGACAGCCTCAGCACACTTAACCCCTCCTGTTAGCTCAGAGATATCAGAATTTGGTAAAAGGCGCTTACTCTCCACACCTTCATCCTAACATCTGCCCTATAAAAAGCAGCATCCCCTAGATTTTCTGCAGAAGTAGTCAAAACTACTCAGTAAGGGACAAAGACTTCTACCTTGCAGTCCTCCTGGCCAGGGACTACTGGCAAGGCTACTCTCTGCTTGTATGACCAACAGATGAATCACACATTAGATGACCCCTGAACAACTTTGTTCTCTGGATGAGAgtctcatcccaccccctccccaaaacaacTTCTTGACTTACAGCTCCATGGCAAGTAGTTCCAAAGGTCTCAGTCATGCCTTGCTCTGTGCCAGTGAGGACATAGCTACAGGTGCCCATCGTGCCACCGATCAAAACGGGCTGTCCAGTCAGCTGCGGATGAAAAGCATTCATTCgtaaaaaaaacctgaaaaaactCAATTAAAGTCTGAGAGGAACCCTATCTCCAGAAAAGGAGGTCAGATTAACATTCCCTGAGAGCATCCCTGGCTGTCTCAGGTGCTTGGAAGCAAGGATTCTAGAAAACTAACtgcactgaaaaatgcagacCAGTAGATCAAAAGCCTTGTGTCCAACAGACAGACAAGGCAAACCACTGAAGCCTACCCTAGGCATAAATGACTTCTTTCCTTTCATCATCTTCCAACCACTTTGGGTGtggagcagaagcaggagcTCAGTGTCCCAAAGATCTAATGCACAGACAAGCAGAATACTGCCATCCCACCAGGGTTCCAGTGCTGTTACCTTAAAAAATGAACTCACAGCATTTAGCCATCTGTTAGGGACTCTACAACTGTCTGATTAATCCAGAACTCTCTTTCTATTCCCTTCTCCCAAAGCTACACTTACTTGATAATCAACAGCAATAAGAGGATGGTGAGGAGGGAAGGCCCTGGTTGATCCCTTTCTGTGCACCAGCAGAGTCCGCTCCTTTCCATCCACTACATGCTGTTCCACCTTGGCAATGTTGTGAGACACATCATAGATAACGTGCATGTCCAGGTCATCTGGGGTTGTGTTGAAGACTTTGGCAAAGGCCTAAAAAGAGAGCAAATCAGGATGTGAGATACAAAGGCATCATAATTCAGCCACAGTGGAATTGAATACAACACCGCTGAGAATGACAGAATTGGACTGCCTAGATTGCTTCTCTGCCCGCTGGCAGCTTCCTGCTGTAAATCAGTCAGGTATCAACTAGACAAATTCTTGCAACTCTGAAAAGTTGGCTTTAGCAACAAAACCCCCCAGTTTTAGCAACAAAACCCCCAATTTTCTTGTATCCTCTTTTTCCAGCTCAAGGCGTTTTCAAAATACTGCTTAAGCAGCTTCTGCCAAGTACAATCCAGTGATCTTGAGAGGTTTTAGATGGATTGTCATGACTGCAGCTTTGTGCAAGTCTCtccagaaaaaaagtttaagaaacataaaaatgaaatgaagttAAATAGTCCAGCTACTCTTTGTTCTCTGTGTCTGGGATAAAGCAGATGTGCAGCAAAACTATTTGCATCAGAGACAACTCTGCTCCTACCTGTCGTGTTAGGAAGGTCATGGAAGAGCGGTTAACCCAGGCATAGTTGCCAGCAGCTGCCATTCCCTTCAAGTAatcctgtccctctgcagaggCAATCCTGGCACATGCCAGCTGGCGATCATTCACTATGATTTTGTCCCGTTTCATAGCTTTTTCCATAGCCACCAGTGCATCTGGGAATAAACACAGTAACTCTAAGTGACTTCCTAATTTTGCTGCAATCTTTGAGATTAAGATGGATGTCTATAATTTATATTCTAAAACTGAACTCATCTGTCCAATGGCCAAACCCAAGGCTACTTCTCAGATGCAAAAGCAAATCTGTGGCAGAACGTCATAAATTGTTTGCAAACAGATAACACCTGACCAGGCAATTCAGGATGCTCTCAGCATTTCACTGTGAGAGGTGCTCTTTGGTGCTGGAGTTCGCTGTCAGTGACAAGACCATGCTGAAGAGTTCGCCTCACTCCAGGTAGCTATGCCAGTCAGATCATACCTGTGGCAACCTGGTGGCCCAGCCCTCTGCTTCCACTGTGGATCATCACGCACACCTGCCCTTTGTGGTCAATGCCCATTTTCTTGGCAGCATATTCGTTGTAAATCTCATCCACCACCTGGATCTCGGCGTAATGATTTCCAGCTCCCAGGGTCCCCAGCTGCCAATCACAACACACTGATCAGACAGGACAGGGAAAGCAGCCTcggggagcagaggggagagcTACGGCAACAGGCAATAGGGCAAATTGCTACAGCAAAGTTTTGGGTttagaaaaggtttttcaggaaaaaaatatccccaTATAAACTTCAAGGAAGTAGAATACAGTAGCACCACCACTTTCCTTTTTGTTCAAATTTTAAACTACCTGTGCTGTTGGAATAAGACTGTGATTAAACAAAAGGACCAGGATCTACGCACAGACTGTGCCGCCACTTTTTTACAACTTACTTGGCCTGGTTGAAGGATGGGAAGAGTATAGAGTATTGAGACTTCAGTTTGTATAGACAAGGCAGACAGTCTTCTACCCGGTTATAACTCCACAAAGAAATTACAACATCTTGTTAATTAGGTACTTAGACCTTTCCAGTAGATTAAAAGAAGATATTCCATTTCCAAGCCCAAATTTTTTCAACTCCGTAACAGATGATTGCTTATTTGCAAGGCAAATGTGAAAACTGGGGACAAAACACTATTTGGAGGTTAAATGCTGTAATTTGGCACCACCCCAATTAATAAAGAATAGTATCAATTAATATCAAGAATATACCAGAAAGCTTTACAAATGTGTCATTAGTATAGCCATGTCAAACTGTTCCACAGAGAGCAATGACATACTATATCTAGAAATGAAATCCAACCTTCAACTGTGATTCAGTTATGAGCTAGTTCCATTTATTATTGTATCTTTTCTTGCCCTGCTATTAACTCGTTGAACAAACAAGCACAGAAGTTGTACATTAACTTGCCTatctcttcaaaacaaaatacatctggaaatggaaatgcCACCCAATATAACTTCCAGTACCAGGTGTTAGCAGATGAAAACCTGATGGCCCCAGGGACCTTGGGTACGTCCAGTTTTATTCTCCTCTGTTGCAGTTCTGTCAAGAATTATTCAGAACTGACCTCAccatctcccctttccccctgccTGGAAATGCTAGACAGAGTATCAAGACACAGAATTAGAGAACTACTCTCTAACCTTTATATTTGAGCCCTGGGAGCATGCACAGCCCTCCTGAAACAACATTACCTGAGGCAGGCCCCTTTTCTTTGCCCTTGAAGAGACTTTGTTGGGGTCGGCCTGCAGCATTCTTCCATATTCCTCACAGTGCTCCTTGTCCTCTGCCCAGGCATAGC includes:
- the RTCB gene encoding tRNA-splicing ligase RtcB homolog, which produces MSRSYNDELQYLDKIDKNCWRIKKGFVPNMRVEGVFYVNDPLEKLMFEELRNACRGGGAGGFLPAMKQIGNVAALPGIVHRSIGLPDVHSGYGFAIGNMAAFDMSDPEAVVSPGGVGFDINCGVRLLRTNLDESDVQPVKEQLAQAMFDHIPVGVGSKGVIPMNAKDLEEALEMGVDWSLREGYAWAEDKEHCEEYGRMLQADPNKVSSRAKKRGLPQLGTLGAGNHYAEIQVVDEIYNEYAAKKMGIDHKGQVCVMIHSGSRGLGHQVATDALVAMEKAMKRDKIIVNDRQLACARIASAEGQDYLKGMAAAGNYAWVNRSSMTFLTRQAFAKVFNTTPDDLDMHVIYDVSHNIAKVEQHVVDGKERTLLVHRKGSTRAFPPHHPLIAVDYQLTGQPVLIGGTMGTCSYVLTGTEQGMTETFGTTCHGAGRALSRAKSRRNLDFQDVLDKLADMGIAIRVASPKLVMEEAPESYKNVTDVVNTCHEAGISKKAIKLRPIAVIKG